A stretch of Gouania willdenowi chromosome 21, fGouWil2.1, whole genome shotgun sequence DNA encodes these proteins:
- the glsb gene encoding glutaminase kidney isoform, mitochondrial isoform X2: protein MLHFRCSTVVKELFQVTLKRPFPGCSEKSWLLARRCCFRAASQDARARSQLRLLHAAARRPEPFAASLRTYCVKTEDAAVELDEQMKKGIDEATSDKRRNAGILPSLEDLLFYAVAEGQETIPAHKFLTALKATGLCTGDPRLKECMDTLKETLKNTSDGVTLDRHLFKKCVQSNIVLLTQAFRKKFVIPDFQSFSSHIDELYESAKNLTEGQVADYIPQLAKFSSDLWGVSLCTVDGQRHSVGDTKEPFCLQSCVKPLKYAVAVHDHGTEHVHSFIGKEPSGLRFNKLFLDEDDKPHNPMVNAGAIVCSSLIKPGAGNAEKFDYVMDFLKMMAGNEYVGFSNATFQSERESGDRNFAIGYYMKEKKCFPDGTDMTSVLDFYFQLCAIEVTCESASVMAATLANGGICPITGERVLSPEAVRNTLSLMHSCGMYDFSGQFAFHVGLPAKSGVAGGILLVVPNVMGIVCWSPPLDKLGNSVRGIQFCTDLVEHFNFHNYDNLRHFAKKHDPRREGGDQRQSTFGPMDYESLQQELALKAPLWKEVSPTESHQDTSTTVVYRMDNISK, encoded by the exons ATGTTACATTTTAGGTGTTCGACAGTGGTAAAGGAGTTGTTTCAAGTCACCCTTAAGCGTCCGTTTCCTGGCTGTAGCGAGAAGAGCTGGTTGTTGGCCCGCCGCTGCTGCTTCCGCGCCGCCTCCCAAGATGCCAGGGCTCGGTCTCAGCTGAGGCTGCTCCACGCTGCCGCTCGGCGGCCGGAGCCCTTCGCCGCCTCGCTACGCACTTACTGCGTCAAGACTGAGGACGCTGCCGTGGAGCTGGATGAGCAGATGAAGAAAGGAATTGATGAAGCTACGAGTGACAA GCGCAGAAATGCAGGGATTCTTCCGAGTTTGGAAGATTTGCTCTTTTATGCAGTTGCAGAAGGTCAAGAGACGATTCCTGCACACAAGTTTCTTACA GCTCTCAAAGCTACTGGTCTTTGCACTGGAGATCCCAGACTAAAAGAATGCATGGATACCCTGAAAGAAACGTTGAAGAACACCTCAGACGGTGTCACACTGGACAGGCACCTGTTCAAAAA GTGTGTCCAGAGCAACATTGTCCTGCTCACTCAGGCCTTCCGCAAGAAGTTCGTCATCCCTGATTTCCAGTCCTTCTCCTCCCATATTGATGAGCTGTATGAGAGTGCCAAAAATCTCACAGAGGGACAG GTTGCAGACTACATTCCTCAGCTTGCCAAGTTCAGCTCCGACCTGTGGGGGGTCTCACTGTGCACTGTTGACGGACAGAG GCATTCGGTGGGCGACACAAaggaacccttctgtttgcagTCCTGCGTCAAACCTCTCAAGTACGCTGTTGCTGTTCATGACCACGGCACAGAGCACGTGCACAGTTTTATTGGGAAGGAGCCGAGCGGCCTACGCTTTAATAAGCTCTTTCTTGATGAAGATG ataagCCACACAACCCCATGGTGAATGCTGGAGCTATTGTGTGCTCTTCACTGATAAAG CCTGGTGCTGGCAACGCAGAGAAGTTTGATTAT GTCATggattttctgaaaatgatgGCAGGAAATGAGTATGTAGGATTCAGCAATGCCAC ATTTCAGTCGGAACGTGAGTCAGGGGACAGGAACTTTGCCATCGGCTACtacatgaaagaaaaaaag TGTTTTCCTGATGGGACGGATATGACATCAGTTCTGGACTTCTACTTCCAG CTCTGTGCCATTGAAGTGACCTGTGAGAGTGCCAGTGTCATGGCTGCCACGCTGGCTAACGGCGGCATCTGCCCAATCACAGGCGAGCGTGTGCTGAGTCCAGAAGCAGTGAGGAACACTCTCAGTCTCATGCACTCCTGTGGAATGTACGACTTCTCTGGACAGTTTGCTTTCCAT GTTGGTCTCCCAGCTAAATCTGGTGTTGCAGGGGGAATCTTACTGGTTGTTCCCAACGTGATGGGCATTGTGTGCTGGTCGCCTCCGCTGGACAAGTTGGGAAACTCAGTTCGAGGAATCCAGTTCTGCACG GACCTGGTGGAGCATTTCAACTTCCACAACTACGACAATCTGAGACACTTTGCAAAGAAACACGACCCTCGCAGAGAAGGGGGCGATCAGCGG CAAAGCACCTTCGGACCCATGGATTACGAGAGCCTCCAACAAGAGCTAGCACTGAAAGCCCCTCTTTGGAAAGAAGTGTCCCCCACAGAGTCGCACCAGGACACCTCCACCACTGTAGTCTATAGGATGGACAATATCAGCAAGTGA